The Acyrthosiphon pisum isolate AL4f unplaced genomic scaffold, pea_aphid_22Mar2018_4r6ur Scaffold_603;HRSCAF=1055, whole genome shotgun sequence genome includes a window with the following:
- the LOC100573880 gene encoding sodium-independent sulfate anion transporter produces MGGFIYMTFGTVKQVSMGPTSLMALLTYEYTKNLTPEYVVLLTFMCGIVEISMGLFKLGFLVDFISTPVTSGFTTATSIIVVMSQVKGILGVRFKGDTVKDILEKLIEHFHERRSGDMIFGLGAIALILSMRVIL; encoded by the exons ATGGGAGGGTTCATATACATGACTTTCGGGACCGTTAAACAAGTTTCCATGGGACCTACTTCTCTAATGGCTTTACTCACTTACGAGTACACAAAAAATTTGACTCCGGAATATGTGGTGCTTTTGACATTCATGTGTGGAATCGTTGAAATATCGATGGGATTATTTAAGCTTG GATTCTTGGTCGACTTTATCTCCACTCCGGTGACATCGGGCTTTACAACTGCTACTTCCATTATTGTGGTTATGTCACAAGTAAAAGGTATTTTGGGCGTGAGATTCAAAGGAGATACAGTTAAAGACATATTGGAGAAACTGATAGAGCACTTCCACGAGAGGAGAAGCGGTGACATGATTTTTGGACTAGGCGCTATTGCTTTAATTCTATCTATGAGG GTAATACTATGA